The Triticum dicoccoides isolate Atlit2015 ecotype Zavitan chromosome 6A, WEW_v2.0, whole genome shotgun sequence genome has a window encoding:
- the LOC119318588 gene encoding ATG8-interacting protein 1-like isoform X2, translating to MEPDQSGTGQTSPRGNDWEVVQLTASNYASAPGPARSEPEPFDEESEGHVYGTKGDDSAAAALLMSGHFSVPQNEAENLLMGADTSIERQEARGSQYAVSDMGDDDDREEDRQEKLKHDGLDRTPSFDKGKSLSSVDMEPDDGSELHRGSPVGKDPVAFSSSGYSATDAEKEATQSAKEKTEENTTLQNVDPVTDSSNVVASGEESKPDGSGAPRNAWWQKQLILLYRSAKESNKLWPIVVAAAALMGMAYFRRRWQKGKLQLQQVKLQPASSKEVIVGRLPFDHTSQIFHATEQTSLA from the coding sequence ATGGAGCCTGACCAGAGTGGCACCGGGCAGACTTCTCCCCGTGGGAATGACTGGGAGGTTGTGCAGCTCACCGCATCCAACTACGCGTCTGCGCCTGGTCCAGCGAGATCTGAACCTGAACCTTTTGACGAGGAGTCTGAAGGCCATGTGTATGGCACAAAGGGGGATGATTCAGCAGCCGCGGCACTGCTGATGTCTGGCCACTTCTCGGTGCCGCAGAATGAGGCTGAGAATCTCCTCATGGGAGCTGATACTAGCATAGAGCGGCAGGAGGCGCGCGGCAGCCAGTACGCAGTCTCTGACATGGGCGACGATGATGATAGGGAGGAAGACCGGCAGGAGAAACTGAAGCATGATGGCCTTGACAGGACTCCGTCCTTTGACAAAGGGAAAAGCCTTTCCTCTGTCGATATGGAACCTGATGATGGCAGCGAGTTGCACAGGGGCAGTCCGGTTGGAAAAGACCCGGTTGCGTTCTCATCTTCTGGTTACAGTGCAACTGATGCTGAGAAAGAAGCTACCCAGAGTGCCAAGGAGAAGACCGAAGAAAATACAACGCTCCAAAATGTTGACCCTGTCACTGATtcgtccaatgttgttgcttccggTGAGGAGAGCAAGCCTGATGGTTCTGGAGCCCCACGCAACGCGTGGTGGCAGAAGCAACTTATATTGCTGTACAGGAGTGCTAAGGAGAGCAACAAGCTCTGGCCTATCGTTGTGGCTGCTGCCGCTTTGATGGGGATGGCGTATTTCCGGCGGCGCTGGCAGAAGGGCAAGCTGCAGCTTCAGCAGGTCAAATTGCAACCTGCCAGCAGCAAGGAGGTAATCGTGGGACGCCTTCCTTTT